TTTGTCCAAATTTGACCTCATCAAACAAATTTAGCCTGTCACCTATTTAATTCTTATTTCTATCGACCTTCCATGGGTATAAGTACTACAAAAAGGATTAAGCAGAAGAATGATTTCCTCGAGGCTATCATCAACGCCCAGCAGGAAATGATCTGCCGGTTCCTGCCCGATACCACCCTTACCTTTGTTAACCAGGCATATTGCAGATTTTTTAACCAGCCCGAAGAAAAACTAATTGGGCGGCGCTGGTTGGATTTTATCCCAGAAAAAGATTGGCCCTTGTTGATTGACCAACTGGATATGGTTGGGAAAACAGGAAAGATTTTTGCTTATGAGCACGAAGTACTGACTGTTGAAAAAAAGAAATCCTGGCAAAAGTGGACCGATATTCCAATCTATGATGAATTTGGTGAGTTGCAGGAATTTCAATCTGTTGGATTGGATATTACCGCTCAAAAAGAAGCCGAGCAGAATTTACAGGAAGAACGAGACCGGCTGGACAGCATTTTGAAAACCATTGACCATGTTGTATGGACCGCTGAGTTGAACCCTTTTAAACCCATTTTTGTTAGTGATCCGGTCTTGGAAATTACCGGGTATGGCCCCAATTCCTTTTACAAGGATAACAATATTATTTCAAAACTGATTTCTATAGATGAGCTGGAAAGAGTTCGTGGGGAAATTCAAGGAGTTTTAAAAGAGGGCTTTTTTTCCTCCGATTTCAAAATAAGAACCAGGAGCGGCGAGGAGAAATTTGTTCACTTTAAAGCTTGGCATGTCATAGGCAAAGGGGGACTTCCTTCAAGACTTGAAGGGGTGCTCTCTGACATTTCTGCCCAAAAACGTTACGAGGAAAAACTGATTACCCTCAACAACAGCAAAGACCGGATCATGGCTACTGTGGCTCACGACCTGAGAAATCCCATCAGCGGCATCCTAAGCCTTTGCAATATGCTTGAGCAAAAGAAAAAGGATTCGGAAAATCTGTTTTACATTGACTTAATCAAGCGTTCCTCCCAGGCTGCTTTAGAAATCATGGAAGAATTGCTTGAAGTAGCAGAGATGGAGTCCCAGAACTTCTCTCTAACCACACAAAAAGTATGTTTAAATGATCTCATTCCCGAGGTACTGGAGCAATTTGAATCGGATGCTAATGAAAAAGGAATCAGGTTATACAAAGATATTCCAGATAAGGCATTGTATGCTGATTTAAACATTAAGAAGTTTAGCCGGGTAATGGAAAACCTCATCAGCAATGCCCTGAAATTCACAAATGAAAAAGGTACTGTTACGGTAGCTCTTTCAGACCAGGGCGAAAAGGTGCTTATCCGGGTTTCTGATACAGGCATCGGAAT
This DNA window, taken from Bacteroides sp., encodes the following:
- a CDS encoding PAS domain-containing sensor histidine kinase produces the protein MGISTTKRIKQKNDFLEAIINAQQEMICRFLPDTTLTFVNQAYCRFFNQPEEKLIGRRWLDFIPEKDWPLLIDQLDMVGKTGKIFAYEHEVLTVEKKKSWQKWTDIPIYDEFGELQEFQSVGLDITAQKEAEQNLQEERDRLDSILKTIDHVVWTAELNPFKPIFVSDPVLEITGYGPNSFYKDNNIISKLISIDELERVRGEIQGVLKEGFFSSDFKIRTRSGEEKFVHFKAWHVIGKGGLPSRLEGVLSDISAQKRYEEKLITLNNSKDRIMATVAHDLRNPISGILSLCNMLEQKKKDSENLFYIDLIKRSSQAALEIMEELLEVAEMESQNFSLTTQKVCLNDLIPEVLEQFESDANEKGIRLYKDIPDKALYADLNIKKFSRVMENLISNALKFTNEKGTVTVALSDQGEKVLIRVSDTGIGIPKELHNYLFEKFTRAKRFGLKGEKTHGLGMYITKQIVELHKGRLYFESKEHKGATFFIELKKSS